atctcaattttgagaggttttggtgaagatttagacttagtttttggctgaatttcagattgaaactcgaagaagaagaagaattgcagcaattgtagaaaaattgtagaaaaattgtagactaTTTTTTGTAGAAGATttatagaagttttagtcgtttttgatttgtgaaaacagaaaacaaaacaTCTACAATCagatacaaataatctacaatttatctacaaaatatctacaaactgggtacattgaattttaatatcccaattctcattcgattgtagcataattggcattttcgacgtaattgcattttttgcagaagatttgtagaagttttagtcgtttttgatttgtgaaaacagaaaacaaagcatctacaatcagaatacaaataatctacaatttatctacaaaatatctacaaactgggtacatttatatcccaattcccatccaattgtagcataattgtgatttttgacataattgcgttttttcagaagatttgtaggaGTTTTAGCCGTTTTTTATtcgtgaaaacagaaaataaagcatctacaattagaatacaaataatctacaatttatttacaaaatatctacaatttatctacaatttctgcaatatgtcttcttcttcttcttcttcttcttcttcttcttcttcttcttcttcttcttcttcttcttcttcttcttcgagtttcaatctgaaattcagtcaaaaccaagtctaatcttcacctaaacccctcaaaattgagatataaactccaaaccatattcccgattattttcaacaacacccaatccaaacaaataatgatttttgaaaacccaaatgtgaattcaaagctttcaagctttttaatggctatcaatggtggaaaatatctggaagaatatttacttccataattgtagcgcgcctaaataggaatatctggaagaatatGATTTGATCTGATTTACGCTTAGAATATTCTGTTCCTCAATTTTAGCTCGACAAATTAGGAATATTCAGCTACTATTAATTAGTATTTAATGATTAGTATAATAACTGTAGAAAAAATATGGACAGGGCGGGTAAATTAGAAACTAtgcacatttttggtaataaggtttcatatatggtataagaaagaaaaaatctCTTGATTTAAAAGGGAATGGGCCAACTTGTTACCTCAAAAAGATATATATGTTATTATTGCGGGTTAaagagtttttttcaattaaagtgacaattagaaatagggattatttttttgttcagagtcgccacttgaaattgATTTTTTGCTATTCCAAGTCACTTTTTATCtgaatccctagtcaaaggaaggttgACTCTATTTATAATTGGTCTGTGAAAATAGGAgattgggtaaggaattctgttgaccaaGGAGAAGGTGTGAGACACTctccgaatttcgtggttctattATGATCGCTTTATTGACTATAACTTGGTTTAAATTAATTTTGGTCAAAATGTGATTTATAAGATTTTCATGTTTTTCCTATCCGCTTTTATTGCTTGATTATTAGAATTATTAAAGGATGTTCTGAATAATAAGATATAGTAACCACATTACGCAAACGAATGCGTGATCGAGAcgaaatttattaatttttttgtcCTAATAATGCTACACAAACGACTCCGCAGTCATGACAAAGTATTATTAGCACGCTATTACTTGAAATTAATAAAGGATTGAAAAAATTAATttgaaaatttattaaatatcaactatcgcgctacgcaagcgaatccgcgaTTTTAGCAAAGGATtaattaaattagaaattaataaAACTATTGGATATGGTGTGAGATTATTAATTATTTGAATGTCAAAAATCACGCTACGCAAGCAAGTGCGTGAAGTTAAAGCACACCTACTAGTTGCCTAGCgttttaaattaattattaaGGTGACTAAGTTGTAaagttattttaataaaataaaatctgATTTTTATTGAGATTATttgactaaaaataaaaatatataaaattggGCCAACTTGTTATTTTAAAGAGTGGGCAACAATTAATTTAAAAGGAAATGGGCCAACTATTTGAGTATAAAAACTGCTGGCCCTTTTTGGACATACTTTGGCGCTGAGCCAGCCTTGCTTATTAAAAAAATTGGCCAACTTTATTATTACTGAAAATGGGCCAGCAAGTCAGCTCATTTGGCCCCTTATTTGTAACGattcgaccggtcattttgattATTGTAGCCCCGTTTCTCCATTTATTACTTATTCTATGCTCATTTATTGTTATGTGATTTGCCGGAGTAGTTGGTTGGGTTCTAGGGTGTTTCAGAATAAATTaggacacttagtctcaaggtagGAAGcgtaagttgaaagagttgactgaatattgacttatgtgtaaatgactccAAATTGgcattttgatggttccaatagccctgtatggtgattttggactttggagtgtgtccggatattgatttggaggttcgtaggtgattttggcttgaattagcgaaagttggaaaagttaaagtttggagaattgagaagtttgactgagagttgactttatGGTTACCACACTCGGATTTTGGTTCTGAAAGTTGAAataggtccgttgtatcatttatgacttgtgtgcaaaatttgaggccaatcggagttggtttgataggtttcgacatcgattgtagaagttggaaatttGTTACTTTCAATAGTCATGAATTGGTGTGCGATatatttttgatattgtttgacgTGATTTAAGGTTccgactaagttcgtatcgtgtattagaacttgttggtatgtttggatgggggtcccgggggcctctggTGGATTCGGATGGTTAAGGATCAAATTTGGACTTTGGAGCATTTCTTAGATTTGTTGAATTTCTGGTGTGATCGCACCTGCGGTGGGAGTGGCCGCAGGTGCGGCCTTATGAACACATGTGCGAAAGTGAGTGGGGGACACTGGGACCACAGAAGCGTGAAAGTCTCCATAGAAGCGAAGTCGTTTCTGCAATAAAGGGAAGCGTATGAGCGGGCATAGTCGTAGGTGCGACATTTCCTCCGCAGGCGCGCGCGCGCAGATGCAGGCGTGTCTTCGCAGAAGCGGAGGGGCTGGTCTTGAGTAGGATCCGTAGGTGCGCTCCATTTCCGCAGGAGCAGTTTCACAGAAGTGGACCTCCTGGCTGCGAAAGTGGAAATCGCTAAGCAGTTAAGGTATATTCGAGAGTTTGAGTTCTTTTTCATATTTTGGACCTAGCGAGCTCGGTTTTTAGCGATTTTCGAGGAATTTTCAAGAaaatcatcggggtaagtgattctgaCTCTGATTTGGCTATTATACATGAATCCATCGTTATATTtgtcatttaattagtgatttgagttggaaaattttggaaaaaattgtGAAACTTAATAGAccggattttggggatttgaaaggcgatttgaggtcggatttgaataattttagtatggttagatTCATTATTGAATGGGTATTCGAATTTCGTAACTTTTGTTGGATTACGAGACTTGGGCGCGAGGTTGACTTTTGGGTTGACTTTGGttaaagatcttagctttatcaTTTGGAGTTAATTCCTATAGCTTTTATTGATAGTATTAcattatttttggctagattcgagccttCTAGAGGCCGATGCACGTGAGAAGCACTTGCTAGAGGAGTGATTTGAATTGTTTGAGGTGAGTATCTTATTtaaacttggttgaggcactagttgccTGATTTGTTGTAATAGTTACGTGTTATTGGGTGCACACATGCGTGGGGATGAACCCATGTGCAGACACCGAGAATATTTATTCATGTTCGGGTTGTGCTAGAGCTCTTATAAGCCTAGAATTTGACTGTTGAATCTTAAGCTATGATGCTTCGTATATTTGTGACATTGTTGTGAACTATTTGAGCCATTGTTAAGGCCACGTATGGCTTAATCCCCGAATGAGCTGATTAATATTATTCTTTGCTGAAATTGCCGGTTTAAGCTACTATTCTTCACTGAAATTGACGGTTTAAGCTATGATGGTACACTTGCACATGCCTATTTTTTAGCATGTCGTTTATACCAGTCCAGGCGCATGAGATTTGATATTAACTCGTTTCATACATttatacttgtttaatttctcATGCATGATATGTTTGTACTCGAGGCCTGTGACCCCGCCAGACGGATTGTATTGTTGTGCATGTGACCATATCGGGCGGATTGTGTTATTGGCATGTGAGTTATCCATGCAGTATGTGAGTTGTATGTGCGGATCCATATATTGACGTTATTGGCACGTGAATTGTctgtgcaacacgtgagttgtccgtgcagattctATTAtttgcacgtgagttgtccgtacagCGTGTGAATACAGATCCATACccctagggtcaccctctcatgCTAATCTCTTGATAGTGCACACGCGGATATCGAAAATACTGATCAGTGGTTTGGAATGGATATGTAAAAGTGAGGGAATCTGGCCAGTGTCTTGTTGGATtttgcatttcatctttacttgcaatttcCTTGATCATTTATCTGATTTAACTGCGTATCACCTCTATATGCCAAGATATTATCTGAGCAGAGTATTTGAGAAATtgtacacatacacacacatgtTTTCTTACTAAACTTCATGATTTGATTTCTATCACGACCAGAAATTCCTACCCTCGGGATCGTGATGACGACTAATattttacttgctaggcaagccaacgttagatgTAGTTATTAATCATTTTTAATAATTCAAGTCAAATGAAAATTAATAAGCTAAATAAACTGAAATAAATTAGATAAATCTGATAAACGACGATAATCCAAATACACAttccagaactggtgtcacgaaTACACGAGCGATTAGAGTACTACAAAAAATAGTCTGAATGAAAGCATAACTGTCTAAATCGAATTAAACAGGTAGGGTAATGTAGAAGGGTACTTAGGgcatttcatctttacttgcaatttcCTTGATCATTTATCTGATTTAACTGCGTATCACCTCTATATGCCAAGATATTGTATGAGCAGAGTATTTGAGATATTGTACACCTACACAAACTGATGTTTTCTTACTAAACTTGATGATTTGATTTTCAATTATTATCTACCGGAATTAAAGATGAAACTACACAGGTGATAACTAGTATCATTAATAATTTGTGCTCCTTTTATCTTGCCGTGTTTATTtacgatacttattgagtacattgggcCGATTGTAATCagactacactctgcacttaattgtgcagatccaggtgtggGGACCAGTTATCAGCAATAGGTTGCTTTTCGGACTATCTGCTAGAGGTGAGGTAGAGTTGCACCCTTGGTGACAGTTTGACTTGTCTTTTGcttttataatatttttattgCTCAGTTTTAGACTTGTATTCCATTGTAGCACCTCATAACTTCGTACTTACCTGTTTCTAGGAGGGGGGAGAGGGATTTACATTGTATTAGCAGTTTTTATTGTATTAAGACCTCAGGTTTTGCTATTTCAATGAATTTCATTATTATGTTGCCTTCGTTATCATGTTTCAGCTTGCTTAGTCGGTATGTTAGGCGCCATCGCGACGGattgggattttgggtcatgacaaattggtatcagagccctaggttcataggtattacgggtcatgagcaggtttagtagagtcttgtataTTGATTCAGAGACGTCTATACATATCTTTTAGATGCTACTGAACtattaggaaaacttcactttcttgTATTCTTGTCGTACAAATTTATTGAATCCGGAAACTAAACTTCtgctattctattctctcatagatggtgaggacacgtgctactagaTTGGGCTGACGGCCACCAGTACTATCATCTAGGGCCACGAGAGGCCAGGGCTGCAGTAGAGGCCGAGGTGCAGCTCGTATAGAAGCTAGAGTTGCACCTGTAGACCCACCAGTTGCTCGAGCCTAAGAGCAGATCCTAGATGTGGTTGAGCGACCAACTCAGGCACCTGttgtgcccattatgattccaggcctttaggaggctCTGGCCTAGATATTGACTGTATGCACCAGCCTTGCTCAGGAGGTTTAAGTTCTGGCTGCATCatccacttctcaggctgggtgAGGTGCACAGACTCATGCCGCCCATACTTCAGAGTAGGTGgttcagggacttcagacaccgggggtacTGTCAGCCCAGCCGCTTGTAGTTGCTCAGACCTAGGTGGGTCCTTCTATGACTGACGAGGAGCAGAAGAGGTTAGGGAAGTTTGGGAGGTTCAGACCTCCATCATTTAGTGGGGCTGAgttagaggatgctcaggatttcataaaCTGATGCCAGTTTATTCTTCGCACGAAGGCTATTTTGGAGACTAGTggagtctcatttactacttttcagctgtCGGAGGCAGCCTTCAGATAGTGGGAGTCTTATGAGTCGAGCAAGCCAACCGGTGCTGCACCGCTTACGTGGAacgagttctccgttctcttctttATGAAGTTTGTTCCACAGACCTATATGGAAGAGTTGcataggcagtttgagcagcTACGCCAGGAGGGTATGTCCGTGactagtatgagatgagattttcagaGTTGTCTCGTCACGCGATCTGGTAGGTTCCCacagaaagagagagagaaagagagagagagagaggattaggaggttcttTGATGGCCTAAACTATGGACTATGCTTTGTCATGACTTGGGAGATTGCATCGGATGCTAGGTTCGACGAGGTGGTTGATATTACCAGGCGGCTAGAGCAGGTTCGTCGTTAGGAGcgtgaggagagggaggctaagaggcctcatgGTTCGGGTGGTTTCAGCGATGTTTCTTCTAGAGGACAGTCCCATCACAGCAAGGGTCATCCTTTTAGGCCAGCTTAGATAGCTCGTCCGGTTCATCGTGGTACATCATTCAGCCATGGTTCTTATAGTGCTTGTTCGGGTCAGTCATCATTCAGTGCATTACCAGCACAAAGTTCTTACCATGCTTCGTCTTCCCAGGTTTCTACAGGTAGTTCCTCGGGTTATGAGGGGCAGCAACTCCATCAGAGGAGAGGTTGTTTCAAGTGCGGGGAATTGAGTCATCTCAAGAAAGATTGCCCTAGATTGTTGAGTGGGGTTCTACAACAGAGTTCTCGGCCGATGATACCAGCACCATCAACTACACTACCCACTAAGCCAGCTCGGGTGGGGACCATGCAGCTAGAGGTCGCcaagagggggaggtcgatcaggtagcGGACATGCCTGATGCTATGTTTTACCTGCAAAGCTAGAGGTCGTCGCTTCAGATGCAatgatcacatgtattgtctcagtatgCCATCAGGATGCTTTCACATTATTTGACCTTgattccacttattcatatgtgtcatcgtattttgctcattatctagatatgccccgtgagtccttAGTTTCACCTGCTCATGTATCTACgctagtgggtgattctattattatggaccgtgtgtatcggtcatgtCTGGTGACTATCGGCGGATTGGTGATTAGAGTGGATCTCTTATTTCTTAGCATGGTTGACTTTGACGTGATTCTAGATATGTATTGGTTGTTcctatgtcatgctattctagattaTCACGCTAAGACCGTGACGTTGGCGATGTCGGGGATATCTAGGATCGAGTGGAGAGGTTCTTTagactatgttcccagtagggtgaatTCATATCTGAAGGTCCgatggatggttgggaaggggtgcTTGTCGTATTTGGCTTTTGTAAGGGATATTGGTGCTGAtgctcctactattgattctgttccggtAGTGTgagacttttcggatgtgttttctGAAGACCTGCCGGATATGCCactcgatagggatattgattttggtattgacttgctgccgggcactcagcccatttctattccttcataccgtatggcactagcagagttgaaggaattgaaagagaagcttcaggaactacttgataaggggttcattaagCCTAGTGCGTCGTCTTGGGGTGCACCAATTttgtttgtcaagaagaaggatggtactatgcggatgtgcattgactataggtagttgaacaaagttacaattaagaacaagtatcctttgccgagCATTGATGACcaatttgaccagcttcagggagctagagtgttctctaagattgatttgaggtctcaATATTACCAGTTGAATATTCGGGACTCGGACATTCTGAAGACAGTATTCATGACACactatggtcactatgagttccttgtaatgtctttcgggctaaccaatgccccaaaaACATTCATGCATCTAATGAACAATGTATTCCAGTCATATCGTGATTCATTTGTGATAGTATTTATTgctgatatcctggtgtactcacgtagccAGGAGAAACATGCACAACATCCGAGGATTGTGCTACAAAGGTTGAGGGAGAAGAAACTTTATGCCAAGTtatctaagtgtgagttttggctctgttcggtggcgttcttggggcacgtggtgtctagtaagGGGAgtaaggtggatccaaagaaaatagaggcggttcagagttggcccaaactatTTTCACCTACTGAGATTCAGAGTTTTCTCAGCTTGGCTGGATATTGCCACTTTGTAAAGGGGTTATTGTCCATTACAGCGCctttgaccaggttgacccaaaagagTGCTCCATTCAAGTGGtttgatgagtgtgaggagagctttcagaaactcaagacttccttgaccacaactctagtaaTAGTTTTGCCTTTAACATCGGGTTCTTATACAGTAtgttgtgatgcttctcggattggtattgggtgtacttgatgcaggagggtagagtgattgcttatgcttcacaccagttgaaacctcatgagaagaactaccatgttcgtgatttggagttggcagccatcgttcatgtattgaagatttggaggcattatctctacgatttgtcttgtgaggtatttatagATCATCAGAGTCTTCAGCACTTCTTCAAACAAAAGTGTCTAAATCTGAGGaaacagagatggttggagctgctaacggactatgatattaccattttgtatcatcccgaGAAGGCCAATTGGtcgccgatgccttgagtaggaaagcagtgagtatgggtagccttgcatttattcttgttggtgagagatcgcttgcatctgatgttcagaccttgtccaatcagtttgtgaggttcgATGTTTCAGAGCCtaatcgggttctagcttgcatttTTCCCGATCTTATTTATATGAacgcatcagagagcgtcagtatgaagACCCCAATTTGCTCATCCTTAAGGACacagttcagcacggtgatgccaaggaggtttctattggagatGATATGATGTTGCGGATGCAGGGGCGGATTTGTATGGCCAATGTAGATGGGTTACGCAAGCTGATTCTTGAGGATGCCCAAAGTTTGCGGTATTCCCGTCATCCAGGTGtcgcaaagatgtattaggacttgaaGCAGCACTCTTGGTGGAgcaggatgaagaaagacatagtaaAGTTTGTAGCTTGGTGCTTGAATTGTCAGTAAGTGAAGTGCGAGCATCAGAGGTCGGGCGATTTGCTTCAGAGGATTGATATTTTGGAGTagaaatgggagcgtatcaccataAACATCGTAGTTGAGATTCCATagactttgaagaaatttgatgttatttgggtgattatggacccAGTTGACtaagtccgcgcatttcattcccgttgggactacctattctttggagcggttggctgagatctatatccgcaAGATTGTTCACCTTCACAGTGTGTCgatgtccatcatttcagattggGACACGCATTTcacattgcagttttggagagcggTGCAATGAGAGttaggcacacaggttgagttgagtacaacattccaccctcagacggacaggcagtccgagcgcactattcaaatattggagaaTATGCTACGCGCTTATGTCATGGAtttcgggggttcttgggatcagtttctgcAGCTTGCAgattttgcctacaacaacagctaccagccgagtattcagatggctccgtatgaggcattgtatggaaGGCGGTGCTGGTCTCCAGTTTGTTGGTTTGAgttgggtgaggctaggctattaggtacTGAcctagttcaggatgctttggacaaggttaagctGATTTAGGATTGGCTTTGCACGACACAGTCtaaacagaagagttatgccaatCGGAAAGTTCGTGATGTTGCCTACATGGTGAGGGAGAAGGTATTACTCagggttttgcccatgaagggtgttatgaggttcgggaaaaAGGTCAAGTTGAGCCCTTGGTATATTGTCCCTTTTGAGGTACTTGATAGGATTGGAGAGGTAGCTTACAAACTTGCTCCAGTGTTTCATTTTtccatgctccgaaagtatttcggtgatctgtctcatgttttggacttcagcacggatCAGTAGAtggggatttgacttatgatgtggaaccGATAGCCATTTTTGATTATCACGTTCGAAAGTTtaggtcaaagaatatagcttcagtgaaggtgtagTAGAGAGGGCAGCCAGtcaaggaggctacttgggagacagagcgggagatgcggagtagatatccaccCCTATTTGAGACTCCGAGTACTATTCCAAACCTGTCCTAGGGCGAACGTTTGATTaaggggggagaatgtaatgacccggccggtcgttttgagtattgtaGCCCCATTCCCCCATTTAATGCTTATTCTATTCTCAtttgttgttatgtgacttgctgGGGTGGTTGGTTGGGTTTCGAGGATGTTTTAGAATGAATTGGGATACTTGGTCTAAAGGTAggaagcctaagttgaaagagttgatcggATATTGAATTATGTGTAAATgactccagaatggagttttcatggttctgatagctccgtatggtgattttagacttgtgaGTGTGttcggatattgatttggaggctCGTAGGTGATTTTTACTTGAACTGGCGAAAgctggaaaagttgaagtttacAAAGttaagaagtttgaccgagagttgactttgtggttcCTGGGCTTGGATTTTggtttcggaagttggaataggtccactgtgtcatttatgacttgtgtgaaaaatttgagctcaatcggagttggtttgataggtttcggcatcaattgtagaagttggaaatttgttagtttcaataggcttgaattagggtgcgattcatgtttttgatgttgtttgacatGATTTGAGGTTCTAACTAAGTTTGTatcgtgttttaggacttgttggtatgtttggattgggtcctaggggcctcgggtagatttcggatggttaacagatcaaattTGGACTTGGAGCATTGTTGAGATTTGCTGACTTCTGGCGTGATCGCACTGGCGGTGGGAGTGGTCGTAGGTGCGATGCCGCTGGTGTGGCCTTATGAGCACAGGTGCAGAAGTGAGTGGAGGACACTGGGACCGCAGAAGCGTGAAATTCTCTGCAGAAGCGAAGTCGCTTATGCGATAAAGGGAATCGCAGGAGCGGGCATGGTCGCAGGTGCGACATTTCCTCTGCAGGTGCGCGTGCACAGATGCGGGTGTATTTCTGCAGAAGTAGAGGGGCTGGTCTTGAGTGGGATCCACAGGTGCGCTCCATTTTCGCAGGAGCGGTTCCACAAAAGCGAAAATCGCTGGGCAATTAAGGTGTGTTCGAGGGTTTAAGTTCATTTTTATCTtttggacctagagagctcggtttGTGGCGAATTTTTTAGGGATTTTTGATGAAATCAtcaggtaagtgattctaactcagatttggatATTATACATGAATCCAtcgttatttttattatttagttagtgatttgagttggaaaatttggggaaaaattgCGAAACTTCATAGaccaaattttggggatttaaaGGCCATTTGAAATCGGATTTGAATAATTTAAGTATGTTTGGACTCGTTATTGAATGGAtattcaaattttaaagcttTTGTTGGATTCTGGgacgtgggcctggggttgactttttgactttggttaaagatcttagctttatcaTTTGGAGTCAATTCTTATAGCTTTTATTGATAGTATTACgttatttttggttagatttcgGGGGTCAATATGCGTGGGAAGGGCTTGTTAGCGAAGTGATTTGATTTGGTTGAAGTAAGTACCTTATTTAAACTCGATTGATGCACTAGTTGCCTGAATTGTTGTTATAGCTACAAGCTATTGTGTGCGTACACGCGTGGGGATGAACCCATGTGCGGGCACGAGGATTATTTATTCATGTTCAGGTTGTGCTCGGGCACCTATAAGTAGAATTTGACTGTTAAACCTTAAGTTATGATTCTTCGCACATTTGTGATATTGTTGTGAACTATTTGAGCCATGG
The Nicotiana sylvestris chromosome 11, ASM39365v2, whole genome shotgun sequence DNA segment above includes these coding regions:
- the LOC138881529 gene encoding uncharacterized protein, whose product is MDFGGSWDQFLQLADFAYNNSYQPSIQMAPYEALYGRRCWSPSKQKSYANRKVRDVAYMVREKVLLRVLPMKGVMRFGKKVKLSPWYIVPFEHGSVDGDLTYDVEPIAIFDYHVRKFRSKNIASVKV